GCATGTACTCCCCTATTTCGAGAATGGCAAAGCAACAGAGCAGGATCACAGCAAGGCCACGGTAACAACGACGCTTGCCCGCGCAGACGGCGCTATAGATCTTTCTTCTGATGTCACGAATACTATATACAGAAAAATACTTGCGTATGCACCATGGCCTGGCTGTTACGCATCCGTACTAATAAACGAACGTACGCGTACCATAAAATTCATGGCTGCGAAGCCATGTTCCGAGAGTCACAATTTTTCACCCGGACTCTATCGTAAAGAAAAGAAACTACATCTCATAGCCTCTGATGGCTGCCTTATTGTTGAACGTTTACAGGTCGACAGCGGTCGAATTGTTACTGCCGATGCTTTTATCAACGGCTACCGCACGGCTTTGCCAATCCTCGCGTAGTACATAAACGATTAACAGTAACGTGATGCCAATTGGATGATTGAAATAGGGGGAACCAATATGCGTACCGAGCGCCGCGACGGCACCAAAGAATACACCAACAGCCACTGCACCATTGTTCTGAAGCCGTATACAGCCCCAAACCGCCATTAAAAACGCCAACAAGCCCACCAGGCCAAACTCCAGCAACATATCAAGATACCCCCATTCCAGAGCGACTGTTGTGTACTCCCCGCTCGGTTCAATTGCACGAACACGAGGGTCATTACTTAGATACGTGATTGAGCGGCCAAAACCTGAACCTAGTAGTGGTCGTTCCTCTATCGCTTCGCGAAGTGGTACTAACTGATTCCATCGACTTGATGCCGCTGCCTCGCTACTTAAATTGAATCTGTCTCCGAAGGACAGAAAAGAGCCAGCCGCACCAGGAAATGGAAAGCGGACGACAGCAAAGACAAACGCAAACCCAACGACAACGCTGGCGAACGAATAGACTAGTAACGTGACAAAAGTACGCGCAGTACGAGTTAAAGCGTACAGTGCGGCAAAACAGAAACTAATGAGCCAGCCGAGCCAGAAACTCCGTGAGAAACTTATGAGTAAACTTCCCGCATATAGAGCAGCAAGTGCGAACCACATGCCACCTTTCTTTCCACGCTTCTCCTCTAGCGCTAATTGCCAAATTGCTATAGACCAACCAAGCAGAAGAAATAATTGACTCGGTGTAAAGATGCGGTATGCACCCGTCACCGTCGCGGTTACCTCAGCCAGTATATTTTGCCGTAGCCAGGTGTAGAGATCGAAAGCGAAATAGGTAAAGGCAGGATGACTAAAGACGTAGAGGAAGAGAACCGTTTGGATGGCCACGTAGCTACTTGCAAGTAGTACAATGCGCAATAGATTTTCTTTAAAATTAACTTGTCGATACAGTATGGAAAACGGCAGAAGCAAACCAAAAGCCAAATACCCATTCCCATCCAAAAAAATGTCACCTGGGTTGTGTTGATGATAGATGCCGAGTCCTATCGCGAGGACAGTAACAACAGCAAAAGGGAAAAAAGGTTTTAACCATTTCACG
Above is a genomic segment from Patescibacteria group bacterium containing:
- a CDS encoding O-antigen ligase family protein, translating into MSSLSRRQLLYWWAGLLVASLLSLLSYYVPALAQPLFWLTVVAFLITAWHSIGLATLLAISELVIGAHGYLFSTMLFGNRVSIRLAFFVMLFLLSSYRVVLSFSDFKQSVKWLKPFFPFAVVTVLAIGLGIYHQHNPGDIFLDGNGYLAFGLLLPFSILYRQVNFKENLLRIVLLASSYVAIQTVLFLYVFSHPAFTYFAFDLYTWLRQNILAEVTATVTGAYRIFTPSQLFLLLGWSIAIWQLALEEKRGKKGGMWFALAALYAGSLLISFSRSFWLGWLISFCFAALYALTRTARTFVTLLVYSFASVVVGFAFVFAVVRFPFPGAAGSFLSFGDRFNLSSEAAASSRWNQLVPLREAIEERPLLGSGFGRSITYLSNDPRVRAIEPSGEYTTVALEWGYLDMLLEFGLVGLLAFLMAVWGCIRLQNNGAVAVGVFFGAVAALGTHIGSPYFNHPIGITLLLIVYVLREDWQSRAVAVDKSIGSNNSTAVDL